Proteins from a single region of Candidatus Binatia bacterium:
- a CDS encoding SDR family NAD(P)-dependent oxidoreductase, with translation MERVALVTGASRGIGAAAACAFARAGYSVALAARSEDSLRRVAAGIEAEGGRALPIATDVTDEASVQRMVTRTVEEFGGLDAAFNNAGGGTPPAPLADIDPGRFQDAVKANLFGTYLCMRSEILAMRSRGAGAIVNMSSTAGLQGVAGLGPYCASKHAIVGLTKAAALDYAASGIRANVVAPGPIGTERIPEQERKRIGEFVPVKRVGTPDEVAQLVVWLCSAESAFITGAVVPIDGGRMAGTPSFAISP, from the coding sequence ATGGAACGCGTAGCACTCGTTACCGGCGCGAGCCGGGGAATCGGCGCCGCAGCGGCGTGCGCCTTCGCGCGGGCCGGCTATTCCGTCGCGCTCGCTGCTCGCTCCGAAGACTCGCTGCGCCGCGTGGCGGCCGGGATCGAGGCCGAGGGCGGCCGCGCGCTGCCGATCGCGACCGATGTCACGGACGAGGCTTCGGTCCAGCGTATGGTGACACGGACGGTCGAGGAGTTCGGCGGACTCGACGCGGCCTTCAACAACGCCGGCGGCGGCACGCCGCCCGCACCGCTGGCCGACATCGACCCCGGCCGATTTCAGGATGCCGTGAAGGCGAATCTGTTCGGCACGTATCTGTGCATGCGTTCGGAGATTCTCGCGATGCGTTCGCGCGGCGCGGGCGCCATCGTGAACATGTCGTCGACGGCCGGATTACAAGGCGTGGCAGGACTCGGCCCGTACTGCGCCAGCAAACACGCGATCGTGGGGCTCACGAAAGCAGCCGCGCTCGACTATGCGGCGTCGGGAATTCGCGCGAACGTCGTCGCGCCCGGGCCGATCGGAACCGAACGCATCCCGGAGCAGGAGCGTAAGCGCATCGGCGAGTTCGTGCCGGTCAAACGGGTCGGTACGCCCGACGAGGTGGCGCAACTCGTCGTGTGGCTGTGTTCGGCCGAATCGGCGTTCATCACGGGCGCCGTGGTGCCGATCGACGGAGGGCGCATGGCGGGCACGCCGTCGTTCGCGATCTCGCCATGA
- a CDS encoding helix-turn-helix domain-containing protein, whose protein sequence is MSPRPYQAGPRRKAATAATRSRIIAAARELLADPKASAFSIDAVAERANVARMTVYYQFKSKAKLLEALFDDFAARANMRELRKAFAEPDPARALDKLVDVFCRLWKTQRPIVRRLNAFAALDPEVDRALRERGGWRREGLAEIVGRTRPGRDAAALVDVLHVLASFETYDALAEAHRSPKEIPKLLQRACAALVARW, encoded by the coding sequence ATGAGCCCGCGTCCTTACCAGGCCGGCCCCCGCCGCAAAGCGGCGACCGCGGCCACGCGCTCGCGGATTATCGCCGCCGCGCGCGAGCTGCTGGCGGATCCGAAGGCCTCCGCGTTCAGCATCGACGCGGTCGCGGAGCGCGCCAACGTCGCCCGCATGACCGTCTACTATCAGTTCAAGTCGAAGGCGAAGCTGCTCGAGGCGCTCTTCGACGATTTCGCCGCGCGCGCCAACATGCGCGAGCTGCGCAAGGCGTTCGCCGAGCCCGATCCGGCACGCGCGCTCGACAAACTCGTCGACGTGTTCTGCCGCCTCTGGAAGACGCAGCGCCCCATCGTGCGGCGGCTTAACGCGTTCGCCGCGCTCGATCCCGAGGTCGATCGCGCGTTGCGCGAGCGCGGCGGCTGGCGGCGCGAGGGTCTCGCCGAGATCGTGGGCCGCACGCGCCCCGGCCGCGATGCTGCCGCGCTCGTCGACGTGCTGCACGTGTTGGCGAGCTTCGAGACGTACGACGCGCTCGCGGAGGCGCACCGCTCGCCGAAGGAGATACCGAAACTGCTGCAGCGAGCGTGCGCTGCGCTCGTCGCTCGCTGGTAG